The genomic stretch AGAAGAAGGTAAATAGTGGTAGTGATGCAAATAATGGTGATGCATCAAAGCAGAAAGAGAGGCATATTGTATCATGGTCTCAAGAGGTGAGGCAGATTCTACCACTTTTGATTCTTTTCCTTATTAATTTGCTTATTGGTCTGATGGAGTTATTGCTgaatgtttgatttttttaggAGGATGATATTTTGAGGGAGCAAATCCGGCTACATGGGACTGAAAAGTAAGAATCTTGATAACTTGTGTCTAAACTTTAATAACAGTGTGAATCTTGTGTTTGTAGGTGTTGTTTTTTATTGGTTATGGCTGATTAAAACTCGTGGTCTGGTTTTTGTGATAGTTGGGCTATTATTGCATCGAAATTCAAGGATAAAACAACTAGGCAATGTCGCCGGAGGTTGGTAGACTTCTTCCTCTGTTTTGCATATTCGATCATTGTTTAGTGCATTTTTCTGATTGGAATTAATGtttggtttaaatgttatgtatAGATGGTTCACTTATTTGAATTCTGATTTCAAGAAAGGAGGGTGGTCGCCTGAGGAAGATGTGCTCTTGTGTGAGGTAACGATGCTCGTTGTTTTCTCTACTCTTCTTCTCTTCCAAATTACAGTACGTGGTTGCTATTGATAATGATTTCAAAAGGAGCATTTTCTGTTTCCCAACAAGTTGATTTGTTCTTTGTAAAGTCAGTTGGTGATCTTTTTTGGGGGAACTTTTGTTGATAGCTTAGTTTTTTTtcagtttaatttttttaagtagctatatatatattgatgatTTTGTCTCTAAAGGATAAAATTGATAGTTCatacacctatatatatatgtgtaaatTCATATTGTTCGTGATTTTGGTCTAATCATCTAACCGGCTCTCAGGCGCAGAAGATATTTGGAAATAGATGGACTGAGATTGCAAAGGTAGTCTCCGGCAGGTAACTATTTGAAATATGAAGGGTCAATCTTTCATTTTGTTGGGTGCTTTTTTCTAATTGCTGCAATTTGATAAGTGATAATCCATGGTCTCCCAGAACTGATAATGCTGTGAAGAATCGGTTCACCACACTGTGCAAGAAGAGGGCAAAGCACGAAGCTCTAGCAAAAGAAAACAGCACTTCTAGTTATATAAACTTGAACAACAAAAGGGTTATCTTTCCTAATGGGCTGAATGCAGGAGGATCTGAGAGTGCTGCACCTCTTAAGAAGATGAGGTACATTCGATCTCAATTTCCATTATCTCGAAAGATGTTTTATTGGGTCAATATTCTTACAAGTTCGTCTTTTGCTTGTGATCTAGGGCCTATGTCCTAAATACAGCAGAAATCCATGGAGAAAACTTATCCGGTGAATGTGGTAATGCCGATCATCTACTTAGGCCCCCATTTTCTGTACTAGCTCAAAATGTCGATAGTTGTGAGTTTAAATCCCCTTACCTTCTCAAAGTTGTGAGTTCAAGAGATCATATACACAGAAATGGAtttataaaaaaaggaaaagaaaaaagtcTAATTACTTAAACCAACATGACTCTTCATTCTACTGTAAGTTCAAACAGAAGGATAATAAATGTGGTTTTCTTTTTTCGCAGCTGGAATTAACAAAAGTCAAGGTACGTTTCTGAAGAAGGATGATCCAAAGGTGCTTGCGCTAATGCAACAAGCAGAACTGCTCAGTTCTCTAGCAATTAAAGTTAACTCAGAGAAGACAGATCAGAGTCTTGAAAGTGCTTGGATGGTAAGTGCAAAGAGTTTGAGCGCTCGACACTTGTTGCATTAGATCATACCCTATCGAAATGATTCATACAATGGTCCATCCTACCTCCTCCCACCAATCAATGATTGAAGCTGCAGTGATTCACAAAATGATTTCAAAAAGACATCTAGTTTTCATAACGATAGCTTAAAACAATATCCTCACGTGAAAAGAAAATGGCTAAAGAAATTTATGGTCCCCCACAATCCTCCAGTCCTCAGTTTACCCTACTATTAACATTTTTCAAGCGACTCTAATCTCCTTTCTCTGGTTTATTCTACCCTTTACATTTTCATTACAATAGCTGCAATTTTTCTATGCATACAACTAAGTTTGTGAGGTGATTGTGGTCCAGGCTCTTCAAGACTTTttgaaacaaaacaaagaaagtgATCTGTTCACATTAACAAATCCTGATGTTGATCTTCAACTTGAGAAGTTCAAAGACTTTGTGGAGGATTTGACGAATGACGATGAAGGCAGTAGACCATCTTGGAGGTAACTCATGAGGCAGTCTAGTTTCAGTTGAGATTATTATTCACCTCCACATTTTGTAACTTAGATACTTTTTCAGGGAACCTGATTTATATGAGTCATCCACAGCCAGCTCTGAGTACAGTGCAGGATCAACTCTGCTGCCAATCATCCAAGGGGATAAAGCGGATGGAAGTCAAGCTGAAACCTGCTTGCTGCACCAGGAAAATGGACATCAAATGCAGCCGGATCAATTAGATCATCAGCAGTGCCTTGCTGAAGGCAGTCAAATATGCCAAACTGCAAGCACAGATGAAGGTATATTAGTATACATATAAGTGTATGTGTATCATATTTAACTCCATCTCAACTTGAAGATTGTTGGCTACCATTCCATCTTACGATATGATAGAATACAGAATTGTTTCTGAAGCTCATAACAAATCTATTGCATTGCAGTGAACATGTTGACTTGTAACAACACAAACAATAATGATGAAGCAGTATGTGAGTACTCTAGCACAGAGTTTGGTTCCCCTCTTCATGTGACTCCCTTGTTTGGAGCATTGGCAGCCACAATTCCCAGCCCAAAATTTTCAGAAAGTGTAAGAATTTTAAGCTTTTCCAATTCACTTCTACTCATAAGAAATAAATTTGATGGTCCATGCAGAAAAATTCAGTCTTTCCCGTAAATTGGTACTCGGTATTGTTATTAGACACGAACTCAAAATTTATGACGAACAATTCAGCCTTTTTCTCTTGAACAAAGCATTCATAATATCATGCATACAGTACATATTATGGATACACAGTACACAAATCTgtacaaatttataatttcagATTCTGATATCAAATATTTTAAACCGGTTATGAACCACCGTACAGGTTACGGAAGTGCAACAGATACATATAGAACTGGaaactaattattttttctccatCGTTAAAGTAATCTGCTTATTTTCCCAAACAGCCTTGATAATTTTGTTTTCCCACTATACGAGTGCAAGAGGATGCTACTCATCTCTATAAGTGTTTTAGTTCATTTTTGTCCAGGTTGAGAGAATGTAAAATGCGTAAGGAGTCCTATTTTGTTTTTGAGGTGGGAAGTGTCTTTTAAACTTACCATTTTTATCATTTGATTTTGCAGGAAAAGCACTTCCTAATGAAGGCATTAGGAATGGAGTCTACTTCTCCTAGTCATGTCGCCAATGCTTCCCAACCTCCGCCGTGCAAGAGGTCTCTTCTACATTGTCTATGACCGAATCAGTATGACTAGGCTTTGGGAGGTTTCCCGTAGAGTGTAGGAGATTTTTGATTCTTTTTGGAGTTCTTTATCCTTGGATTGCAGCTATCTCGACCTTAGTTTTTCCGAGTGGGCCTGGGAGGATCTGATCTCCTTTGGAATATAGGATGCTAAGGAGCATCCTACATTTTCTTCTGAAGATCAACTGCTGTGATCTGCATCCTGGAGTTTTAATTTCTAATACTCACCTTGGTTCCTTGTGCGTGTTTTCTTGTGGTGTGTCATTTTTTTGTTGGTTTAATGGAACGTGGATACGGCCATCCACTGCTCCAAAAGTTCTTTTTGGGCTAGATAAGCCTACTGTACAGACAGATTCAACACTAAAAACTCTTTAGTTATTAATCGTAGCTATACAGTGGCAACGGAGATTGCCCTTTAGAGAGATTAGAAATAGGTATAGACATGGCAGCCAAAAGAAGAGCAAAAGTTGATCAGCTCGAAACATCTTTTGCTGTGTAAAAGTGTGCAGAGAAGTATGTAATAAGTTTCCATGGCATTGGAAACGCTTTTGGATCATATTAATGTAATCCATACTTATTTTGAGTGTGCAGACATGTTTCTCTTATCTAGTCTACAAGATTGTTTCTTCGCAGCTGTTTCTTGAAATCTTGAAGCAGAAATGAATGTAAAATGCAGAGACCAAAGGATGAACTGTACCAAGCAAAACCATAACCATTTAAAATTGATTGATACAGAAAGTAAGACTGAATACTTACCTTACTCGTGAGCTTCTTGTTCTCAACTCTCTGTGTTCAAGTCTGCAAGTTGTTTGGAGTGTGCTTCTTCTGGGGAAGGAGGGCTGTTATTTAAGTTGGTCAGCCGAGGGACAAGTGTGATGATGATCGACAAAGCAAAAGTTTACTGGTTTAATGGAGGGAAACTTGTACAAGTTAAAGTTTGCTTTCACTGGCAGCCACTCTTCCTTTGAAATTACTGGAACACCCACTGGTTTAATTATCAACGCAGAGCCTCACCTTGCTGTATCATAGGGGCAAACAAGTCATTTGACGTATACTTTTTTCACTTAATTTAGAGGGCCTACTAATTTGGGACCTCAactttagtagtagtagtagttggTTAGGATTATTGTGTTGCTGGTCCACCACATCAAAACTTTAGTGCTACTTCGATTTGCTAAAcaatatttgaatttataaaaaGTTGACTAAGAATTGCGTTTGccattaaattttgtaaattcGGCTTTCCTATGCTCTGACAATATCTAATCAGAAGGAAGAAATAATCCTACATATCTCACTATTCATAAAGGAAACAAAATCGCCTCATATCATAGTAACATGATCCATGAGTTTTGTTTATGTGGACCTCCTCTTCTTCGGCATTCTCTGTGCCCTCTTCCATTTGAGGTATATCTGGTACGATAATCCGGAGAAGACCATGACCACGCTCGTCCATTGCTTCTCAGAAAGGGGATTTCCGCTCAGCAGGGAAGACACGACTATGCTCACAAACTTACGGGTTGTGGTTATCGTGGTGTTGGTCAAGGAGCCAAACCGGCTGATGGTTAGGAATATGAAATTCTGGCCAACTGCACCACATAGACAGTAGAGAAAAATATCCCATGCTGCTTCAGGATGCTTCTGGCAGAACTGAACTGCGTCGTAGCCAATGGCACCTGGCCATCCGAACATGAATACCAGATTGTAGATGGTGCCCCATAAGTTCATTCCCATCATCATGTTCCATGCGTTTGTTTTAGGATACCTGGAATAACAGCAGTTGATTTCTGTCAATGACTCCAGATTAACACCTTTAAGATGGCCAGCTGAGTAATAAATAATCCAGTAACATTATATTAGTTTTCCATAGAATCTGTTCTAGAGGAAGTTTTGTATTTTTAGATAGTTGATTGCGGATGACGAGAACAAGGGCAATATATTGCCTTCAATTTTTGATAGCACTATTGCACCAATATGAACCTATAAACAGCTTTTTTATAtagtttgttttcaaaaagtGAAGATGTGACTGCTGGTGTTTACCTGGCCGTAATTGAATCTTGAGTAGCATTAGTGAATCCATCGAAAGCCAGATTCAGAAAACAAAGCCCATATCCTAGTGGGGCGTTAGGGTGTGCTAATTTGCTAATTGTCTTTGAGCTAGTCTGCACGGAAAGGATTGAAACAGTTCAGGAACAACGGGTGCCATAACTTGGCCAATAAGGTTACACTTATGTTTCATGAGGTATAACTAGAAATGTATTACTCACTGCCAAACGAtgaacaaaacaacaaaatgcaCATAAAGCAACTAGTTGGTACATTTTTCAATTTGAGCTTGCTTCCAATGGGCATGCACTGTTTTACTTTACAGAATATTGAATATTTTCTTTCAGTATGAAGattatttgaaaatataatcCACGTTGTTGATGATTGATTAGACTATCTGGATATATGATGAGAAAAAGGCATAAAATACATCCAGGCACTTACCTTAGAAAGTGCAAAAAGTGATACACCACCGGCAACTAGAAGTGAGCAAACATACTCAGGGACGGTATATTTGATCCCATAAACTAGTGCACCCATCAGCATCACTGCACATAAAAAAGACACATCTGAGCTTTTACATTTCATCCTTAAAACTTAAATTATCAACACCACCAGGTACAGGATGAAACACAATATATTGACCCAATTACCATCTCTACTGGTATATTCGATAAATATATCCCACTTCTCTAATGACAAGAGTGAAATACTTAACTAAATTACTCATGGAAATAAGTAGAGCTTTCAATCATAATGAGAGAAAATGTAGGTCTGAATTTTagcttattttatcatttaaacttATTTTTCCTTAAATAATTTCTATTATTGCTAGAAATCAATATCAAATAGAGATTTGCCAATCCAATCAAGAGAAACTGACCCACCTGGAATCATTTTTGAGGATTTTGCCAGAACCTACAGATAACACACCAAATTAGTACACAATACTTAGAGAAAAGTATATAATGTGGCTCTGTATGCCCATTGAAATTGTTATTACTGGCTTGGTACAAGTGTTGCAAGCATGATAAAGTTCACTGTTATTTGACAAAATCCAATTAATAAACTTTAAGCCCAAACACATAAAGTAGCCGGAAATCATAAGCACAATGACATTGACATTCGGCCAGTGAGCTCGCAATTATCACATAACATTGCACTCTTCTTAAGATCAGCATACTCcggaaaacgaaaacgaaaacgaaaacgaatccaactttaaaaaaattgactaCTTTGTAAGAGTATGATCACAATAGCAAGCAAATGCATCAAGTTTGCAAATATTTAAAACGACAAGCAAATTGATGGGTGGTTGTTAACCTATGTCGAATCATTGACAATACAGAGAATGAGAATGTTCATGTTGAGAGTATTTTGGATAAGACCTT from Salvia splendens isolate huo1 chromosome 4, SspV2, whole genome shotgun sequence encodes the following:
- the LOC121798110 gene encoding transcription factor MYB124-like isoform X1, with product MKKKVNSGSDANNGDASKQKERHIVSWSQEEDDILREQIRLHGTENWAIIASKFKDKTTRQCRRRWFTYLNSDFKKGGWSPEEDVLLCEAQKIFGNRWTEIAKVVSGRTDNAVKNRFTTLCKKRAKHEALAKENSTSSYINLNNKRVIFPNGLNAGGSESAAPLKKMRAYVLNTAEIHGENLSGECGNADHLLRPPFSVLAQNVDSSGINKSQGTFLKKDDPKVLALMQQAELLSSLAIKVNSEKTDQSLESAWMALQDFLKQNKESDLFTLTNPDVDLQLEKFKDFVEDLTNDDEGSRPSWREPDLYESSTASSEYSAGSTLLPIIQGDKADGSQAETCLLHQENGHQMQPDQLDHQQCLAEGSQICQTASTDEVNMLTCNNTNNNDEAVCEYSSTEFGSPLHVTPLFGALAATIPSPKFSESEKHFLMKALGMESTSPSHVANASQPPPCKRSLLHCL
- the LOC121798110 gene encoding transcription factor MYB88-like isoform X2; the encoded protein is MKKKVNSGSDANNGDASKQKERHIVSWSQEEDDILREQIRLHGTENWAIIASKFKDKTTRQCRRRWFTYLNSDFKKGGWSPEEDVLLCEAQKIFGNRWTEIAKVVSGRTDNAVKNRFTTLCKKRAKHEALAKENSTSSYINLNNKRVIFPNGLNAGGSESAAPLKKMRAYVLNTAEIHGENLSGECAGINKSQGTFLKKDDPKVLALMQQAELLSSLAIKVNSEKTDQSLESAWMALQDFLKQNKESDLFTLTNPDVDLQLEKFKDFVEDLTNDDEGSRPSWREPDLYESSTASSEYSAGSTLLPIIQGDKADGSQAETCLLHQENGHQMQPDQLDHQQCLAEGSQICQTASTDEVNMLTCNNTNNNDEAVCEYSSTEFGSPLHVTPLFGALAATIPSPKFSESEKHFLMKALGMESTSPSHVANASQPPPCKRSLLHCL
- the LOC121798112 gene encoding UDP-galactose/UDP-glucose transporter 3-like: MESHGSGLRRVLLLAFCISGIWSAYIYQGVLQETLSTKRFGLDGKRFEHLAFLNLAQSVVCLIWSFMMIMIWSDGGKSGAPWWSYWSAGITNTIGPAMGIEALKYISYPAQVLAKSSKMIPVMLMGALVYGIKYTVPEYVCSLLVAGGVSLFALSKTSSKTISKLAHPNAPLGYGLCFLNLAFDGFTNATQDSITARYPKTNAWNMMMGMNLWGTIYNLVFMFGWPGAIGYDAVQFCQKHPEAAWDIFLYCLCGAVGQNFIFLTISRFGSLTNTTITTTRKFVSIVVSSLLSGNPLSEKQWTSVVMVFSGLSYQIYLKWKRAQRMPKKRRST